A genomic segment from Glycine soja cultivar W05 chromosome 18, ASM419377v2, whole genome shotgun sequence encodes:
- the LOC114395836 gene encoding uncharacterized protein LOC114395836 isoform X2, producing MEEPAAYMEEPAAVPNFQPKVSHEAKLKELLHRITSLEIKLCSDAAKEFAKLLKSETGADLLREYVRGSPKCSELLEAWKLREGKQGMNYVFDLISAILSQSKGKYNPSDIESVNITKDLDKFARLLISERLSDIHKEVNSKEWRRQKAALLLMASIARRGASLASEVAKSFDFKLAEFGRIASEHRRRKPEARVGLLRKSFVGFAMSFLEVGKPWLLRWVLQQKQMYSGVLRGLGNDDDETVVFVLTVLRDRVLVEESLVQPWLRSVLFGSATLEQLAEVCGREGGGDAAEVAFGVLVRVCTDPSNGLMPDSKMGLTGNTKRVLDFMKKLRVTEVQYHKDLLLAIVEANASFGLSYLKEFPYNIDNFKSSSWISALSVAAQLVSLVGNGISKESVNFQSNGPRLFDNMDLHSIVKCLFPRPFSRSLFNKGLPHIEPYVKHGTLRLLLELLKLLDSIFGGLYCNSNSNNPFMQHMMSIKVEIQNYVQAFLPDLQVLLNLLSSLDANSEARNSSLKRNACHHEHNSSSRKKLKLDTSESGDIDIVVAGIISTPDIDLTGNSETVDGGAREDALDDEEDLKNSIGEIWGVDLCSMEINTLEEMESYLLSKLLDALRYYRRALPYALDNSFETFKGLLKSPLELTSHLQVSVLSLLVEYIEWCPDDVIPIRTPPMLYKYLQPFIKLLMFSPYNETRDLAYKLALAAMFSTGAFDGNLHEIAAWFLFLPGYHGKKPPVKILEVDVLQSLTLFVISFLCDAVSTLGNNLIKYWDILKNHAHCLEDLSPQFSPFIICVLEKCLKVIRPKSGFCSLPKKSMVLLYTCNTVKYLLQTQVNAELLSALVHADLTERLGGSYECDEVFPEWKPLEDLLDFVESILHQQNYCIFSKNEESVLPDSSLGSALGSVNRLLNSGSGHEIAETTIAFISSIILEGTNKILTNMPSHAVIPHDLVGVPFSLLLSVLFLDYSVLHHASKLWPAMFYAGLDMAMSDLGIDGRNAAPVGTSDLALHPDSLTCSQLLDASEVDAVTFSIFLKQVPFHVIFPAMMCMSGPYISKLSKIQEFLLHKLSESNDSSLLPNLRLILFWTHRIQSCYDVNPIAEIEQLLNLCVILVGSLLAQLLVPESGYDWSINSAFYSSRRNIQVIKTIFCHPCVLISLSFSLGSCQNLANGNVENDFNMLNVVSNEGFHNFGNPILKILTMTLEYMWSLFGAHLCPSTAEDVANNFVKAFKGLQQKLFLDVRDRFELYICTKDVMPLLPTLYASHTLHRFLSPFQLLELVDWMFSRDKVDDLPIKKSSLFVGCSLAADAFSALSIYFQQSTENRAPYDLFWEMSQKNMKTDIFEQIYSKVVDFSVCFEIDSADRCLLEAVNLLYKQKIVQQETFHPLTSVMWKIIMVTPLKVLFHCIYKTNAKKAAFLHILTELSSLHSLIFGHLFLGTVNKSIHHDIGVMEHTFDPTLSEDQFLLLLPASLSYFSLISKRLREQSHKDFEHIPYFYSKILLKGFSQWKSFSSKDIFEEQYGEFFPSSAQELLRLIDLSLLGKSIHMLKYHFALNGPMKLKKRLNLFKSICPKFASHDDLMDCDCQVIDSYSLHQSLNIINRVVAKISLCKVLLFHEEAGGNFKDVAVKMKSKLGRSRIRFINILVDIWQFIVKKFSLASDQSRTPKGTNISLLYNHLEGFLLKNILELAGEMQNDLIQLQAISFLEQLIRSALLYRFGDFTTMKTLRVILSQLSEGRLSYDLYLQLLLAHSQFAPTLHSVCKQAGSFLKPVSSILKCLVIPSLDHCENDVKHRGLMTELSSGPLEIVKMLWILLRVKAHQIDLDNGNDINVNLKELHALLCHSYGATVNWIDLEIYNLMQHIESMSGLLSQNVKLDSETIEKWYRSQHSDTFPIDPDICVSTVLYFPYDRTIFDELPSVNKIEPDTVRKKVLHSQVEDKERYDPVFILRFSIHSLSKAYIEPVEFAGSGLLAIAFVSMSSPDQGIRRLAYGTLDKFKNALECQKKKDVLGLRLLLNSVQNSIEEPWQRIPSVIALFAAEASCVLLDPAHGHYAAISTFLTHSSKLNMRVIPMFDNFFWSTSVNFKAERSWMLRLVYAGMNSDDDVALYIRNSILEKLMSFYVSPLSDFVSKNLIIEVIKKSVKLHKITRHLVKHCSLFSWFSSLISVARQRLKVDEHKLFLKHVLVALKVVNDVISSGSISKWLQNHGLEQLMELSSNLFNFLFHDATLANETVVLVNPFLQMIASVLKLSQKRKIYQPHFTLSIEGVYQMYQAGSACNQATKSIKPELALEAIIMSAPPASIFLMNQERLQSFLIWATTTALQSKSLQRLGSTESQFLRNNLREDFQENSVVSTFLRWLIASVIIGKLHKKSYNWDSEYAETHNLESLHSLLVHVKNTSGQRNDIDIGAEEVLASTIFHLQLRLGVNHEVLPSVVCALCLLMFGASKFAVSRTDLLKDYNALIASHSSRVQCPPEANPTWRWSFYQPWKDDSLELTDSQKMEEYHACLTLLVIVSNVLGGKKLESASLSPVDLEKSGLFQWERSLLRN from the exons ATGGAGGAACCCGCCGCGTATATGGAGGAACCCGCCGCAGTTCCAAACTTCCAACCTAAAGTTAGCCACGAAGCGAAGCTGAAAGAACTGCTCCACCGAATCACCTCTCTGGAGATAAAGCTATGCTCCGACGCCGCCAAAGAGTTCGCGAAGCTCCTCAAGTCCGAGACCGGCGCCGACCTCCTCCGCGAGTACGTGCGCGGCTCGCCGAAGTGCTCGGAGCTTCTCGAGGCGTGGAAGCTTCGCGAGGGAAAGCAAGGCATGAACTACGTGTTCGACCTAATCTCCGCCATTCTCAGCCAAAGTAAAGGTAAGTACAACCCTAGCGACATCGAAAGCGTGAATATTACTAAGGATTTGGATAAATTCGCGCGGTTACTGATTTCCGAACGCTTGAGTGATATCCACAAGGAGGTGAATAGCAAGGAGTGGCGGAGGCAGAAGGCGGCATTGTTACTCATGGCTTCGATTGCGCGGCGCGGTGCGAGCTTGGCGTCGGAGGTGGCGAAGAGCTTCGATTTCAAGCTCGCTGAGTTCGGGAGGATCGCGTCGGAGCACCGGAGAAGGAAGCCAGAGGCGAGGGTAGGGTTGCTGCGGAAGTCGTTTGTCGGATTCGCGATGTCGTTTTTGGAGGTCGGGAAGCCGTGGCTGTTGCGGTGGGTTTTGCAGCAGAAACAGATGTATTCTGGCGTTCTCAGAGGATTAGGAAACGATGATGATGAAACTGTGGTGTTTGTGTTAACGGTGTTGAGAGATAGGGTTCTTGTGGAAGAGTCTTTGGTGCAGCCGTGGCTTCGGAGTGTTTTGTTTGGGAGTGCCACGTTGGAACAGTTGGCTGAGGTGTGTGGAAGGGAAGGTGGTGGTGATGCTGCGGAGGTGGCGTTTGGTGTGCTTGTTAGGGTTTGTACTGATCCGAGTAATGGTTTGATGCCTGACTCGAAAATGGGGTTGACGGGTAATACGAAGAGGGTCTTGGATTTCATGAAGAAGCTGCGGGTTACGGAAGTTCAGTATCATAAGGACTTGCTTTTGGCTATTGTTGAGGCCAATGCTTCTTTTGGGTTGTCGTATTTGAAGGAGTTTCCTTACAACATCGATAATTTCAAGTCTTCTTCATG GATTTCTGCATTATCTGTGGCAGCTCAGTTGGTTTCATTGGTGGGTAATGGCATATCCAAAGAATCTGTCAATTTTCAATCAAATGGTCCGCGCCTGTTTGACAATATGGATTTGCACAGTATTGTGAAGTGCTTGTTTCCTCGACCATTCAGCAGATCATTGTTTAATAAGGGATTGCCTCACATTGAACCTTATGTGAAACATGGTACTCTAAGGCTTCTTCTGGAGTTACTGAAATTGCTGGACTCTATTTTTGGTGGTTTGTATTGTAATTCTAATTCCAACAATCCATTCATGCAACATATGATGTCTATCAAGGTCGAAATCCAGAATTATGTTCAAGCATTTCTTCCCGATCTGCAGGTTTTATTAAATCTACTTTCCTCTTTAGATGCCAATTCTGAAGCCCGTAACTCAAGTTTAAAGAGAAATGCATGCCATCATGAACATAATAGCAGTAGTAGGAAGAAGTTAAAACTTGACACTTCGGAGAGTGGTGATATAGATATAGTTGTTGCTGGGATAATTTCTACTCCAGATATTGATTTGACTGGCAACAGTGAAACAGTTGACGGTGGAGCAAGAGAAGATGCTTTGGATGATGAAGAGGATCTCAAGAATAGCATAGGCGAAATTTGGGGCGTGGACCTTTGTTCGATGGAAATTAACACATTGGAAGAAATGGAATCATACTTACTGTCTAAACTGCTTGATGCTCTCAGATATTACCGC CGTGCTCTGCCTTATGCTTTGGATAATTCTTTTGAAACATTCAAGGGTCTTCTCAAAAGCCCATTGGAATTAACAAGTCATCTGCAGGTCTCAGTGTTGTCTTTGCTTGTGGAATACATTGAATGGTGTCCTGACGATGTAATTCCTATCAGAACTCCACCCATGTTGTACAAATACCTACAACCATTCATTaaattgttaatgttttctccGTACAATGAAACAAGGGATCTGGCATACAAGCTGGCCTTGGCAGCTATGTTCAGTACTGGTGCTTTTGATGGGAATCTTCACGAGATAGCAGcatggtttttatttttaccaGGTTATCATGGAAAGAAACCCCCTGTCAAAATCTTGGAGGTTGATGTATTACAGAGTTTGACTCTATTTGTCATATCATTCTTGTGCGATGCCGTTTCTACCCTTgggaataatttaattaaatattgggATATTCTTAAGAATCATGCCCATTGTTTGGAAG ATTTATCACCTCAATTTAGCCCTTTTATCATATGCGTGCTAGAGAAGTGTCTAAAGGTGATCCGACCTAAATCAGGATTCTGCTCATTGCCTAAAAAATCAATGGTATTATTATACACTTGCAATACAGTCAAGTATCTCTTGCAAACACAG GTCAACGCTGAATTGTTATCTGCTTTAGTTCATGCAGACTTGACAGAGAGACTTGGTGGCAGTTATGAATGTGATGAAGTCTTTCCTGAGTGGAAGCCACTGGAGGATTTATTGGACTTTGTGGAGAGCATATTACACCAACAAAATTATTGCATTTTCTCTAAAAATGAAGAATCTGTCCTTCCTGATAGTTCTTTGGGAAGTGCGCTTGGTAGTGTAAATAGATTGTTGAATAGTGGGTCTGGTCATGAGATTGCTGAAACAACCATAGCTTTCATATCCTCCATTATATTGGAAGGCACCAATAAAATATTGACAAATATGCCATCACATGCGGTCATTCCACATGACTTAGTTGGAGTTCCTTTCTCGCTCTTATTATCAGTACTTTTTCTTGATTATAGTGTTCTTCACCATGCTTCTAAGTTGTGGCCTGCAATGTTTTATGCTGGCTTGGATATGGCCATGTCAGATCTTGGTATTGATGGTCGAAATGCAGCTCCTGTTGGGACTTCTGATCTTGCATTGCATCCAGATTCACTAACTTGTAGCCAACTTTTAGATGCTTCTGAAGTTGATGCTGTTACATTTAGTATCTTTCTAAAACAGGTGCCTTTCCATGTGATATTTCCTGCGATGATGTGTATGAGTGGTCCTTACATATCAAAGCTATCTAAAATTCAAGAGTTTTTACTGCATAAATTATCTGAGTCAAATGATAGCTCGCTCCTTCCCAATCTGCGACTCATTCTGTTCTGGACTCATCGGATTCAGTCTTGTTATGATGTTAACCCAAtagctgaaattgaacaacttttGAATCTGTGTGTTATTCTTGTAGGCAGCTTGTTAGCTCAATTATTGGTTCCAGAAAGTGGTTATGACTGGTCTATAAACTCTGCCTTTTATTCATCAAGACGTAACATTCAAGTGATTAAAACCATTTTTTGTCATCCTTGTGTTTTGATCTCGTTATCCTTTTCTTTGGGAAGTTGTCAGAACCTTGCAAATGGAAATGTAGAGAATGATTTCAATATGCTAAATGTAGTATCCAACGAGGGGTTTCACAACTTTGGCAATCCAATTTTAAAGATATTAACAATGACTCTAGAGTACATGTGGTCTTTATTTGGTGCCCACCTTTGTCCGTCTACAGCTGAAGATGTTGCTAATAATTTTGTGAAGGCATTTAAAGGCCTTCAACAAAAACTATTTCTCGATGTCAGAGACCGATTTGAGCTGTACATTTGTACTAAAGATGTGATGCCTCTTCTTCCAACATTGTATGCTTCACATACTTTGCATCGGTTTTTATCCCCTTTTCAGCTTCTTGAATTAGTGGATTGGATGTTCAGTAGGGACAAGGTGGATGATTTGCCAATTAAGAAATCCTCATTATTTGTTGGATGTTCCTTAGCTGCTGATGCTTTCAGTGCTTTATCCATTTATTTTCAGCAGTCAACTGAAAACAGGGCACCATATGATTTGTTTTGGGAGATGAGTCAAAAGAATATGAAAACTGATATTTTTGAGCAGATTTACAGCAAGGTAGTTGACTTTTCTGTATGTTTTGAAATAGATAGTGCAGATAGATGCTTGCTTGAAGCTGTCAATCTCTTGTATAAGCAGAAAATTGTGCAACAAGAAACATTTCATCCTTTGACGTCGGTCATGTGGAAAATTATAATGGTTACTCCATTGAAAGTGCTTTTCCATTGCATTTACAAGACGAATGCTAAGAAAGCTGCATTTTTACATATTCTTACTGAATTGAGTTCCCTGCATTCATTGATCTTTGGGCATTTATTTTTGGGTACAGTGAATAAAAGTATACATCATGATATTGGTGTGATGGAACATACCTTTGATCCTACTCTCTCAGAAGATCAGTTTTTGCTGCTTCTACCGGCCTCTTTGTCATACTTCAGCTTAATTTCTAAAAGACTTAGAGAGCAGAGTCACAAAGATTTTGAACATATACCTTACTTTTATTCCAAAATTCTCTTAAAAGGTTTCAGTCAGTGGAAGAGCTTTTCCTCAAAAGATATATTTGAGGAACAATACGGGGAATTCTTTCCATCATCTGCTCAAGAACTTCTCCGTCTTATTGATCTTAGTCTTCTTGGGAAATCAATTCATATGTTGAAGTATCACTTTGCTCTTAATGGGCCAATGAAACTGAAAAAGCGATTAAATCTATTCAAATCCATTTGCCCAAAATTTGCTTCACATGATGACCTGATGGACTGTGATTGTCAAGTTATTGATAGTTATTCTCTGCATCAGTCTTTGAACATCATCAACCGTGTTGTTGCAAAGATATCACTTTGTAAAGTATTATTGTTTCATGAAGAAGCAGGTGGGAATTTCAAAGATGTTGCTGTGAAAATGAAAAGCAAATTGGGAAGATCCAGGATACgtttcataaatattttggtGGATATTTGGCAGTTTATTGTTAAGAAATTTTCATTAGCCTCTGATCAATCTAGAACTCCAAAAGGCACAAACATTTCATTGTTATATAATCACTTGGAAGGTTTTTTGTTGAAGAATATTCTTGAATTGGCTGGAGAAATGCAAAATGATCTTATTCAATTGCAAGCCATTTCCTTCCTTGAACAATTAATCAGATCTGCTCTTCTCTATAGGTTTGGTGATTTTACAACAATGAAAACTCTCCGAGTTATATTATCACAGCTTAGCGAGGGGAGGTTATCATATGATTTATATCTTCAGTTGTTGCTCGCTCATTCTCAGTTTGCCCCCACTCTCCATTCAGTGTGCAAGCAAGCAGGTTCCTTTTTGAAGCCTGTATCCAGCATTCTGAAATGTCTTGTGATTCCTTCTCTTGATCATTGTGAAAATGATGTGAAACACAGAGGGCTAATGACCGAGCTCTCTAGTGGACCATTGGAAATTGTTAAAATGCTTTGGATACTCTTACGGGTTAAGGCTCATCAAATTGATTTGGATAATGGAAATGATattaatgtaaatttaaaagaacTGCATGCTCTGCTTTGTCATTCTTATGGTGCAACAGTCAACTGGATTGATTTGGAGATATACAATCTGATGCAACACATCGAGTCTATGAGTGGCCTGTTGTCTCAGAATGTCAAGTTAGATTCAGAAACAATTGAAAAATGGTACAGAAGCCAGCATAGTGACACCTTTCCGATTGACCCTGACATATGCGTGTCAACAGTTCTCTATTTTCCCTATGATAGAACTATCTTTGATGAGCTACCATCTGTAAACAAGATTGAACCAGATACTGTTAGGAAAAAG GTACTTCATTCTCAAGTTGAAGATAAAGAACGTTATGATCCTGTATTTATATTGCGATTTTCAATTCATAGTCTCTCAAAGGCTTATATAGAGCCTGTGGAGTTTGCTGGTTCAGGGTTGCTTGCGATTGCATTTGTTAGCATGTCTTCCCCAGACCAAGGGATAAGAAGATTAGCTTACGGcactcttgataaatttaagaATGCATTGGAG TGCCAAAAGAAGAAGGATGTTCTGGGACTTCGGCTTCTATTAAATTCTGTTCAAAATAGTATAGAAGAGCCATGGCAAAGAATCCCGTCAGTTATTGCTTTATTTGCTGCAGAGGCATCTTGTGTATTGTTAGATCCGGCACATGGTCATTATGCAGCTATAAGCACATTTTTGACACATTCATCCAAGTTGAATATGAGG GTTATACCTATGTTTGATAACTTTTTTTGGAGTACCTCTGTCAATTTCAAAGCAGAGAGGTCTTGGATGCTTCGGCTAGTATATGCAGGGATGAactctgatgatgatgttgcaTTATATATCAGGAACTCTATCCTTGAGAAGCTAATGAGCTTTTACGTTTCTCCTCTTTCAGATTTTGTGTCAAAGAACCTGATTATTGAG GTGATAAAGAAATCAGTTAAATTGCATAAGATTACCCGTCATCTAGTGAAGCattgttctttattttcatggttTTCGTCTCTCATCTCAGTTGCCAGACAGAGGCTTAAGGTAGATGAACATAAACTTTTCTTGAAGCATGTGTTGGTAGCATTGAAG GTTGTCAATGATGTTATTTCATCAGGAAGCATCTCCAAGTGGTTGCAAAATCATGGCCTTGAGCAGCTCATGGAGCTCTCATCCAAtctatttaatttcttattccATGATGCAACATTGGCAAATGAAACTGTAGTACTAGTTAATCCTTTTCTGCAAATGATAGCATCAGTGTTGAAATTAtctcaaaaaaggaaaatatatcaGCCTCATTTTACCCTATCAATTGAGGGCGTGTATCAGATGTACCAGGCTGGAAGTGCGTGTAATCAAGCCACAAAAAGCATTAAACCGGAGCTTGCTCTTGAGGCCATAATTATGAGTGCACCTCCTGCTTCCATTTTCTTGATG AATCAGGAAAGGCTGCAGAGCTTTCTTATCTGGGCAACTACAACTGCTTTACAGTCCAAGTCTTTACAAAGGCTGGGGTCCACTGAGTCTCAGTtcttaagaaataatttaaggGAAGATTTTCAAGAGAACTCAGTAGTTTCTACATTTCTACGTTGGTTAATAGCATCAGTAATCATTGGCAAGCTccataaaaaatcttataattggGATTCAGAATATGCTGAGACACACAACCTTGAATCCCTGCATTCTTTACTGGTGCATGTCAAAAATACCTCCGGACAAAGAAATGATATTGATATTGGTGCTGAGGAGGTACTAGCTTCAACAATCTTCCATCTCCAACTGCGTCTTGGTGTCAATCATGAAGTGCTACCATCAGTTGTATGTGCTCTTTGTCTCCTGATGTTTGGTGCCTCTAAATTTGCAG TTAGCAGAACTGATTTATTGAAAGACTACAACGCATTAATAGCATCACACAGTTCAAGGGTACAATGTCCTCCTGAAGCTAATCCAACTTGGAGATG GTCGTTTTATCAGCCATGGAAGGATGATTCTCTGGAGCTCACTGACTCACAGAAGATGGAGGAATATCATGCTTGCCTGACTTTGTTAGTGATTGTCTCTAATGTTCTTGGTGGAAAGAAATTAGAGTCGGCTAGTTTATCCCCTGTAGATTTAGAGAAATCTGGCTTATTCCAATGGGAAAGAAGTTTACTAAGAAACTGA